One genomic region from Anopheles bellator chromosome 2, idAnoBellAS_SP24_06.2, whole genome shotgun sequence encodes:
- the LOC131211152 gene encoding phosphopentomutase, giving the protein MAMEFDSGSAELNQRITEWLRWDKNEKTCDEIRGLAERGEWQTLRGRLLQRLTFGTAGLRGVMHGGFNAMNDLVVIQSAQGLAKYLLQCYPSAEDRSRGIVLGYDGRYNSKRFAELSACVFLNENIPVWLYGRTVATPFVPFAVLELKCLAGIMVTASHNPKEDNGYKVYWTNSAQIIPPHDRNIQTSILDCLEPLASSWNLDLLVSDQLHDPYDKMTELYFRKLQANVPKAFITDYNTGSPLRFVYSAMHGVGYPFVQRAFECANLAAVVAVPEQRDPDPEFRTVKFPNPEEGKSSLVLSMRLANETGCDVILANDPDADRLACAEKDAKGEWRVFSGNELGALLGWWSIRCYREQYPDRSLTDCYLIASTVSSKMCRSIAAIEGLQFIETLTGFKWMGNKSVELLAQGKTVLFAFEEAIGFMCSPTVLDKDGVSAACHLATMACYLRATSNQSLADKLNELYDIYGFHCTSTSYHFCYEPPVIERVFKRIRNLDPDNGAENHRYPQSIAGGRFKIANVRDLTTGYDSSQPDGRALLPTSSSSQMITFSFENGAVITLRTSGTEPKIKYYAEMCAQPGQRDWAGSRSTLREMVEAIVEELLQPEVNNLTPRSD; this is encoded by the exons ATGGCAATGGAGTTTGATTCCGGTTCCGCTGAGCTGAACCAACGGATAACCGAATGGTTGCGCTGGGATAAG aatGAAAAAACCTGCGACGAAATACGTGGCCTGGCGGAGCGTGGCGAATGGCAGACGCTTCGAGGACGACTCCTGCAGCGGCTTACCTTCGGCACGGCGGGACTGCGCGGTGTCATGCACGGTGGCTTCAACGCAATGAACGACCTGGTGGTCATCCAGTCGGCCCAGGGGCTGGCCAAGTACCTGCTGCAATGCTACCCGTCAGCCGAAGACCGCTCCCGGGGCATCGTGCTCGGTTACGACGGGCGGTACAACAGCAAACG GTTCGCCGAGCTCAGTGCGTGCGTATTTCTGAACGAAAACATTCCAGTCTGGCTGTACGgccgcacggtggccacaccgtTCGTACCGTTTGCCGTGCTGGAGCTGAAGTGTTTGGCCGGCATCATGGTGACGGCTTCCCACAACCCGAAGGAGGACAATGGCTACAAAGTTTACTGGACCAACAGTGCCCAGATCATCCCACCGCACGACCGAAACATCCAAACGTCGATTCTGGATTGCTTGGA ACCACTGGCGTCGTCGTGGAATCTGGATCTGCTGGTGTCGGACCAGCTGCACGATCCGTACGACAAGATGACGGAGCTTTACTTCCGCAAGCTTCAAGCCAACGTTCCGAAGGCATTCATCACCGACTACAACACGGGCAGCCCGTTGCGTTTCGTCTACTCCGCCATGCACGGTGTCGGCTATCCGTTCGTACAGCGCGCGTTCGAGTGTGCCAACCTTGCCGCGGTCGTCGCGGTGCCCGAGCAGCGCGATCCGGATCCCGAGTTTCGCACGGTCAAGTTCCCGAACCCGGAGGAGGGCAAATCGAGCCTGGTGCTGTCGATGCGACTGGCGAACGAAACCGGATGCGACGTGATACTGGCCAACGATCCGGACGCCGATCGGTTGGCCTGCGCCGAGAAGGACGCCAA GGGTGAATGGCGAGTTTTCAGTGGCAACGAACTGGGGGCGCTCCTGGGCTGGTGGTCCATTCGCTGCTACCGGGAGCAGTATCCGGACCGGAGTCTGACCGATTGCTATCTGATTGCCAGCACGGTGAGCAGCAAAATGTGCCGTTCCATCGCCGCCATCGAAGGGCTTCAGTTTATCGAAACACTGACCGGTTTCAAGTGGATGG GCAATAAATCGGTGGAACTGCTGGCCCAGGGCAAAACGGTGCTGTTTGCGTTCGAGGAAGCGATCGGTTTTATGTGCTCGCCAACCGTGCTCGACAAGGATGGTGTCAGTGCGGCGTGCCACCTTGCGACGATGGCCTGTTACTTGCGGGCCACCTCCAACCAGTCGCTGGCCGACAAGTTGAACGAGCTGTACGATATCTACGGGTTTCACTGCACGAGTACTTCGTATCACTTCTGCTACGAACCGCCCGTTATTGAGCGTGTCTTCAAGCGTATCCGCAACTTGGACCCGGATAACGGTGCGGAGAACCATCGGTACCCGCAGTCCATCGCCGGTGGACGGTTCAAGATAGCAAACGTACGGGATCTTACCACCGGTTACGACTCCTCgcagccggacggacgggcctTGCTgccgacgagcagcagctcccAGATGATAACGTTCTCGTTCGAAAACGGTGCCGTCATCACACTGCGGACGAGTGGTACCGAGCCGAAAATCAAGTATTACGCCGAAATGTGCGCCCAGCCGGGACAACG CGATTGGGCCGGATCGAGATCGACGTTGCGCGAGATGGTCGAAGCTATCGTTGAGGAGCTGCTACAACCGGAAGTAAACAATCTTACTCCAAGGTCGGATTAA